From the Montipora capricornis isolate CH-2021 chromosome 2, ASM3666992v2, whole genome shotgun sequence genome, one window contains:
- the LOC138038185 gene encoding G-protein coupled receptor 84-like — MQTARTFSLCVINSFFAFSGSVVNILVTDVILRDGELQKGLNLLIVSLTLANLINCLFAQPIYVYYLWKGTTSRSFLVTFEIVAFVGLHAVLCNLITITYHRMRALSQPFHHLLQLSRKKISIWIVSTWIAAVIIGVVFVPSLPGEAGEAYFHSAMMIFLILTYLRIMWISKRKHSQIAEQVGSVNYQFQAATMQQESAAAVTSAILVGTTLLCFLPDVLLDIVSPKDARDNRRIWTYTLLFSCSTLSPCIVIWRSQQLRRAIRSRITLLGN; from the coding sequence ATGCAAACGGCAAGAACCTTTTCCCTTTGTGTTATTAACTcattttttgccttttctgGGAGCGTAGTAAATATTCTTGTAACTGACGTAATTCTAAGGGATGGAGAGCTTCAAAAGGGCCTGAATTTGTTGATCGTGTCTCTGACCTTAGCGAACTTAATCAACTGTCTTTTTGCTCAACCAATATACGTCTACTATCTTTGGAAAGGAACTACTAGCAGAAGTTTCCTCGTAACTTTCGAAATCGTAGCGTTTGTCGGTCTCCACGCAGTACTTTGTAACCTCATTACCATAACATACCACAGAATGAGGGCTTTGTCGCAACCCTTTCATCATCTTTTGCAATTATCACGTAAGAAAATTTCAATCTGGATAGTTTCGACATGGATTGCTGCTGTTATTATTGGCGTGGTCTTTGTGCCGTCTCTTCCTGGAGAAGCAGGCGAAGCATACTTTCACTCAGCAATGATGATTTTCTTGATACTTACTTATTTGAGGATCATGTGGATATCCAAGCGAAAACATAGTCAGATCGCGGAGCAGGTGGGGTCAGTAAATTATCAGTTCCAGGCAGCCACCATGCAGCAAGAGAGCGCTGCCGCTGTGACATCCGCCATCCTTGTGGGGACAACATTGCTGTGTTTCTTACCCGATGTTTTGCTTGACATTGTGAGTCCAAAGGATGCAAGGGACAACAGGAGAATTTGGACTTACACCCTGCTGTTTTCTTGCTCAACACTGTCTCCTTGTATTGTTATTTGGCGCAGTCAACAACTGAGAAGGGCGATTAGAAGCAGGATCACTTTATTAGGGAACTGA
- the LOC138037643 gene encoding uncharacterized protein — MLTVTRIENPNDQLKRFWELDAIGVVDQQNNVRSVEEEDAVNQFNSSCNFDGDRYEVGLPWKKDHPPLVDNYQQSYLRLISIERNLVKHPEKNKMYCEAVNQYINDGHARAIVKEDSKADKIRYLPHHAVFREDRTTTKCQVVFDSSAKTADGVSLNSCLLKGPKLQPDLGHVMIISVQKRVQEHEKDYPVAVKEVKENMYVDDILNSDPDDDCAVQLKDDLCNLLSKWGSPLTKWASNSQKVMEATPLQERAPTLIPTADPEKMSDSLKALDREGNRVSNVFMAKSRVAPATQATLPRLELLAASITAKLLNYVMEALQIMTEAVYAWSGIQIALAWIKGPSSRWKVFVANRVQDIQQRVAPSQWRFCPGNQNPAHFLTRGISASQLKENELW; from the exons AtgttgacagtgacaagaatagAAAACCCAAACGATCAACTGAAACGATTCTGGGAACTTGACGCCATTGGAGTGGTAGATCAGCAGAACAACGTCAGGTCCGTTGAAGAGGAAGACGCAGTTAATCAGTTCAACAGTTCCTGTAACTTTGATGGTGATAGATATGAAGTTGGCCTCCCGTGGAAGAAAGACCACCCACCTCTAGTTGATAACTATCAACAATCTTATCTAAGGCTTATCTCCATTGAAAGAAATCTAGTAAAGCATCCGGAGAAGAATAAAATGTATTGTGAAGCAGTAAATCAATACATCAATGATGGTCATGCCCGAGCGATAGTCAAAGAAGACAGCAAAGCGGACAAGATAAGATATCTCCCTCACCATGCAGTGTTCCGAGAAGACAGGACCACCACCAAGTGCCAGGTTGTATTCGATAGTAGTGCCAAAACGGCTGATGGAGTTTCGCTCAATTCATGTCTTCTGAAGGGACCAAAGCTACAACCAGACCTGGGACATGTTATGATCATCTCAG TGCAGAAACGCGTCCAAGAACACGAGAAAGATTACCCAGTTGCTGTTAAAGAAGTGAAAGAGAACATGTATGTCGATGATATACTCAATAGCGACCCAGACGACGATTGCGCAGTGCAGCTTAAAGACGACCTTTGcaatcttctttcaaaatggGGATCCCCGTTAACAAAGTGGGCTTCAAATTCTCAGAAGGTGATGGAAGCAACTCCATTACAAGAGAGGGCACCTACACTCATACCAACCGCTGACCCGGAAAAGATGTCAGACTCATTAAAGGCACTAG ACAGAGAAGGCAACAGAGTCTCCAATGTATTTATGGCCAAGTCCAGAGTTGCGCCAGCTACACAAGCTACTTTACCAAGACTAGAACTTCTTGCAGCATCCATAACCGCCAAGCTGCTAAATTACGTCATGGAAGCTCTGCAAATAATGACGGAGGCAGTTTACGCTTGGTCAGGCATTCAGATTGCGCTTGCGTGGATAAAAGGACCTAGTTCCAGGTGGAAAGTTTTCGTAGCAAACAGAGTTCAAGATATTCAACAAAGGGTTGCACCAAGTCAGTGGAGATTCTGCCCAGGAAACCAGAATCCTGCACACTTTCTCACAAGAGGGATTTCAGCATCTCAGCTCAAGGAAAACGAACTTTGGTGA